A genomic region of Barnesiella viscericola DSM 18177 contains the following coding sequences:
- a CDS encoding NUDIX hydrolase yields the protein MSNEEWFPLIDEKGNVIGKATRQECHNGSKLLHPVVHLHILNRQGDLYLQKRSMSKDIQPGKWDTAVGGHVDYGESIEEALAREVREELGITRFTPQPAITYIFESAREREMVHAFYTRYDGEITIDPVEIDEGRYWPIDEIHQNLGRGIFTPNFEQEFQLLEPLLTGNTKPLG from the coding sequence ATGAGTAACGAAGAATGGTTCCCGTTAATCGACGAAAAGGGAAATGTAATCGGTAAAGCTACCCGGCAGGAATGCCACAACGGTTCCAAGCTGCTGCACCCGGTTGTCCACCTGCACATTCTCAACCGGCAGGGTGACCTCTATTTACAGAAGCGCTCGATGAGCAAAGACATACAACCTGGCAAATGGGACACGGCCGTGGGCGGCCACGTCGACTATGGCGAAAGCATCGAAGAGGCTCTCGCCCGGGAGGTGCGTGAAGAGTTGGGCATCACCCGCTTTACCCCGCAACCGGCCATCACCTACATATTCGAGTCGGCTCGCGAACGCGAAATGGTCCACGCCTTCTACACCCGCTATGACGGAGAGATCACCATCGACCCCGTAGAAATCGACGAAGGGCGCTACTGGCCCATCGACGAGATACACCAAAATCTGGGTCGGGGAATCTTCACCCCCAATTTCGAGCAGGAGTTCCAGCTCCTCGAACCGCTACTCACAGGAAATACCAAGCCTCTCGGCTAA
- the ybaK gene encoding Cys-tRNA(Pro) deacylase, which translates to MKINKTNAARLLDREKIAYELVPYEVDENNLAATHVAEQLGEDIAQVFKTLVLRGDKHGIFVCVIPGDKEVDLKKAAKLSGNKSAEMIAMKELLPTTGYIRGGCSPIGMKKNYPVYIQESCLSHDHIYVSAGQRGLQIKIAPADLIRFVSAQVGDMID; encoded by the coding sequence ATGAAGATAAACAAGACCAATGCAGCCCGGCTGCTCGACCGGGAGAAAATAGCTTACGAACTGGTTCCGTATGAGGTTGACGAGAATAATCTGGCAGCTACTCACGTAGCCGAACAGTTGGGTGAGGATATTGCCCAGGTGTTCAAGACGCTGGTGTTGCGGGGCGACAAGCACGGGATATTCGTCTGCGTGATTCCGGGCGATAAGGAGGTCGACTTGAAAAAGGCGGCCAAGTTGTCGGGTAACAAGAGTGCCGAGATGATTGCCATGAAGGAGCTGTTGCCTACCACGGGCTATATTCGGGGTGGCTGTTCACCCATTGGCATGAAGAAAAATTATCCCGTTTATATTCAGGAGAGCTGCCTGTCTCACGACCATATCTATGTCAGTGCCGGTCAACGGGGGTTGCAGATCAAGATCGCTCCGGCCGACTTGATTCGTTTCGTCTCGGCCCAGGTAGGCGATATGATTGATTAG
- the rho gene encoding transcription termination factor Rho, with protein sequence MYNILELNAKTLDQLKAIASEMGIQKIDGTEKEDLVYKILDQQAIDMASKAAANPAPKKRGPKPKKNKEKAAPEKSKEADDKSNATPAVASAAESSEASEPKKRGRKKKTEAKADGSQESEKAATSTDVPEVKEISTIIEETGLASHPALKEPVAELFGHLKESAAQTSEQGATVSKSADTPAQSNNNQGGQAKQRKRIQKKAIPVETIGETQNLQPALPLTDAPAVSQGSADAKPTENQTQTPPQLPQPVQAQPVQSQPHQQHSQQNLPPLQPSSLQTFFPHSEKQRFVPRGQRVFVPQNRNNNNNGQNPSQQPAPEPKPVEKPYDFDGILTGVGVLEMMPDGYGFLRSSDYNYLTSPDDVYVSQSQIKLFGLKTGDVVEGPIRPPREGEKYFPLVKVDKINGRTPEYVRDRVPFDHLTPLFPDEKFDLTSGKYCNLSTRVVDMFSPIGKGQRGLIVAPPKTGKTVLLKDIANAISENHPEVYMIILLIDERPEEVTDMARSVKAEVISSTFDEPAERHVKVASIVLEKAKRMVECGHDVVILLDSITRLARAYNTVSPASGKVLSGGVDANALHKPKRFFGAARNIENGGSLTIIATALTETGSKMDEVIFEEFKGTGNMELQLDRKLSNKRIFPAVDITASSTRRDDLLLPKDTLNRMWILRRYLSDMNSIEAMEFMRDRMERTSSNEELLLSMND encoded by the coding sequence ATGTATAATATTTTAGAATTAAACGCTAAGACTCTCGATCAGTTGAAAGCGATAGCCTCCGAAATGGGTATTCAGAAAATCGACGGGACCGAAAAGGAAGATCTTGTCTATAAGATACTCGATCAACAGGCCATCGATATGGCCAGCAAGGCGGCGGCTAATCCGGCTCCCAAGAAGAGAGGACCTAAACCTAAAAAGAACAAAGAGAAAGCGGCTCCCGAGAAGAGTAAGGAAGCCGATGATAAATCGAATGCGACCCCGGCGGTTGCTTCTGCTGCGGAATCGAGCGAAGCCAGTGAGCCGAAGAAAAGAGGTCGTAAGAAGAAGACCGAGGCCAAGGCCGATGGCTCGCAGGAGTCGGAGAAGGCAGCAACGTCGACCGATGTCCCTGAGGTGAAAGAGATTTCGACCATTATCGAAGAGACCGGATTGGCTTCTCACCCGGCGTTGAAGGAGCCGGTTGCCGAACTGTTCGGGCATCTGAAAGAGAGTGCGGCTCAGACCTCGGAACAAGGAGCTACGGTATCTAAGTCTGCCGATACTCCTGCTCAGTCCAATAATAATCAGGGTGGACAGGCCAAACAACGCAAACGTATTCAGAAGAAGGCCATTCCGGTTGAGACAATCGGTGAAACTCAGAATCTGCAGCCGGCACTTCCTTTGACCGATGCACCTGCCGTATCGCAGGGCTCAGCCGATGCCAAGCCGACCGAGAATCAGACGCAGACCCCGCCACAACTGCCGCAACCTGTTCAGGCACAACCCGTTCAATCACAGCCGCACCAGCAACACTCACAGCAAAATCTGCCCCCGCTGCAACCTTCGTCGTTGCAAACCTTCTTCCCGCATAGCGAGAAGCAGCGCTTCGTCCCGCGGGGACAACGGGTGTTCGTTCCGCAAAACCGCAACAACAATAACAATGGTCAAAACCCGTCCCAGCAGCCGGCTCCCGAGCCGAAGCCGGTCGAGAAACCCTACGATTTCGACGGCATTCTCACCGGGGTGGGGGTGTTGGAGATGATGCCCGACGGGTATGGATTCCTCCGCTCGTCGGATTACAACTACCTCACGTCGCCCGACGATGTTTATGTGTCGCAGTCGCAAATCAAACTGTTTGGCTTGAAAACGGGAGATGTCGTAGAGGGCCCCATTCGTCCGCCGCGTGAAGGTGAAAAATATTTCCCGTTGGTAAAGGTGGACAAAATCAATGGCCGTACCCCCGAATATGTTCGTGACCGGGTCCCCTTCGATCATTTGACTCCACTTTTCCCTGATGAGAAATTCGACCTGACCAGTGGAAAATATTGTAACCTGTCGACCCGGGTAGTCGATATGTTCTCGCCTATCGGCAAGGGACAACGCGGATTGATTGTGGCTCCCCCGAAAACCGGTAAGACTGTGCTGTTGAAAGATATAGCCAATGCCATCTCGGAGAATCACCCCGAGGTGTATATGATAATCCTGTTGATTGACGAACGCCCCGAGGAGGTTACCGACATGGCCCGCAGCGTGAAGGCCGAGGTTATCTCGTCGACCTTCGACGAACCGGCCGAACGCCACGTCAAGGTAGCCAGCATCGTGTTGGAAAAGGCAAAACGTATGGTCGAGTGCGGTCACGATGTGGTGATTCTGCTCGACTCCATCACCCGCTTGGCAAGAGCCTATAACACGGTATCGCCCGCATCGGGCAAGGTCTTGTCGGGTGGTGTCGATGCCAACGCCCTGCACAAACCCAAACGCTTCTTCGGCGCAGCCCGTAACATCGAGAACGGCGGTAGCCTCACCATCATTGCCACGGCTCTAACCGAGACGGGCTCGAAGATGGACGAAGTGATTTTCGAGGAGTTCAAGGGTACCGGCAACATGGAGTTGCAACTCGACCGCAAGCTCTCCAACAAACGCATCTTCCCGGCAGTCGACATCACGGCATCGAGCACGCGTCGCGACGACCTGCTGTTGCCCAAGGATACCCTCAACCGCATGTGGATATTGCGCCGCTATCTTTCCGACATGAACTCGATTGAGGCGATGGAGTTCATGAGAGACCGTATGGAGCGCACCTCGTCGAACGAGGAGTTGCTGCTGTCGATGAACGACTAA
- the tilS gene encoding tRNA lysidine(34) synthetase TilS → MSVPQFLHRIETFIADNRLLDKSAPVIVGVSGGADSVALLHVLNRLGYSCIACHCNFNLRGEESLRDRNFTCDTVREWGVTFDEVSFDTLSYARENSLSIEMACRRLRYDWFEEKRRQYGAQAIAVAHHRDDSVETLLLNLVRGTGIAGLTSMRPRNGFVVRPFLPVSRQEIEAYLSEQHLLHVVDHTNLENLYVRNKIRLDVLPLLRTINPSVDRAIYTTMQNLREVERVYRDAIKRQQREVLVRKEGEVRISIDRLRLLPSPRAFLFELLSPCGFVPDQIDEIEAACDGESGRVFLAPEYRVVKDRSDLILIARDKEKEEVGADTDIVATIAEPEEVGSLLAGRLSYRCVDAGNYELPRDKSHACFDLDKLVFPLVIRHWRQGDRFRPFGMRGSRKLSDYFGDCKYSLIDKSQALLLCSGATILWILGERAADGYRITAETKRIIEFNYKK, encoded by the coding sequence ATGTCAGTACCTCAGTTTTTGCACCGGATTGAGACCTTTATTGCCGATAACCGACTGTTGGACAAGTCGGCTCCCGTCATCGTGGGGGTGAGCGGTGGAGCCGATTCGGTGGCACTGCTGCACGTGCTGAATCGGTTGGGGTATTCGTGTATTGCCTGCCATTGCAATTTCAATCTGAGGGGTGAGGAGTCGTTGCGCGACCGCAATTTCACGTGCGATACCGTGCGGGAGTGGGGGGTGACCTTCGACGAAGTTTCGTTCGATACCCTGAGCTACGCCCGGGAAAACAGCCTGTCGATTGAGATGGCATGCCGTCGGTTGCGCTACGATTGGTTTGAAGAGAAGCGCCGCCAATATGGGGCGCAAGCTATTGCCGTAGCTCATCATCGCGACGACAGTGTGGAGACGCTGCTGCTCAATCTGGTGCGGGGTACGGGTATTGCCGGGCTCACCTCGATGCGGCCTCGCAACGGCTTTGTAGTGCGACCCTTTCTGCCGGTTTCGAGGCAGGAAATTGAGGCCTATCTGTCGGAACAGCATCTGTTGCACGTGGTCGATCACACCAACTTGGAGAATCTTTACGTGCGTAATAAAATCCGTCTCGACGTGTTGCCGTTGCTCCGCACTATCAATCCGTCGGTCGACCGGGCTATTTATACCACGATGCAGAATCTGCGGGAGGTAGAGCGTGTGTATCGCGATGCCATCAAGCGGCAGCAGCGCGAGGTCCTGGTACGGAAGGAGGGTGAGGTGCGTATTTCCATCGACCGGTTGCGGTTGTTACCGTCGCCGCGGGCCTTCCTGTTCGAGTTGCTTTCGCCATGCGGTTTTGTACCCGACCAAATCGACGAAATCGAGGCGGCTTGCGACGGGGAGTCGGGTCGGGTGTTTCTCGCTCCGGAGTATCGGGTGGTCAAGGATCGGTCGGATTTGATTTTGATTGCACGAGATAAAGAAAAAGAAGAAGTCGGAGCCGACACCGATATTGTGGCAACGATAGCCGAGCCGGAAGAAGTCGGGTCGCTGTTGGCTGGTCGTTTGTCGTACCGATGTGTCGATGCCGGTAACTATGAGCTCCCTCGCGACAAGAGCCACGCCTGTTTCGATCTGGACAAGCTCGTTTTCCCGCTGGTAATCCGCCATTGGCGGCAGGGCGACCGATTCCGTCCTTTCGGCATGAGGGGAAGCCGCAAGTTGAGCGACTATTTCGGCGATTGTAAATATTCTTTAATCGATAAATCCCAGGCGCTACTCTTGTGTTCGGGCGCTACGATTTTGTGGATTTTAGGAGAGCGGGCTGCCGATGGATACCGAATTACCGCCGAAACGAAAAGAATTATCGAATTTAATTATAAAAAATAG
- the pheS gene encoding phenylalanine--tRNA ligase subunit alpha: MIEKIQRIREEIEALKVSKSEDLEAIRIKYLSKKGEISQLFNDFRSVAADQKREVGKQLNELKERAVEKLNELKSEFEDTHSDEQNIDLTRTAYPIPMGSRHPLSLVKNEICDIFGRLGFSIAEGPEIEDDWHVFSALNFAEDHPARDMQDTFFIQRSPDILLRTHTSSVQTRTMEHAQPPIRIICPGRVYRNEAISYRAHCFFHQVEALYVDKNVSFADLKQALLYFAKEMFGSETQIRLRPSYFPFTEPSAEMDISCNICGGKGCAFCKHTGWVEILGCGMVDPNVLDACGIDSKVYSGYALGMGIERITNLKYKVKDLRMFSENDVRFLEKFESAH; encoded by the coding sequence ATGATTGAAAAAATCCAACGTATCAGAGAAGAAATCGAAGCATTAAAGGTTTCTAAATCAGAAGATTTAGAGGCTATTCGTATAAAATACCTCAGCAAGAAAGGTGAAATTTCCCAACTTTTCAACGATTTCAGAAGCGTGGCTGCCGATCAAAAACGCGAAGTGGGCAAACAGCTGAACGAGTTGAAAGAGCGAGCTGTCGAGAAGCTGAACGAGTTGAAAAGCGAATTTGAAGATACGCACTCCGACGAGCAGAATATCGACCTCACCCGCACGGCTTATCCGATTCCGATGGGTTCGCGCCACCCGCTCTCTTTGGTTAAAAACGAAATTTGCGACATCTTTGGCCGATTGGGTTTCTCGATTGCCGAAGGCCCTGAAATCGAGGACGACTGGCATGTGTTCTCGGCGCTGAACTTTGCCGAAGACCACCCCGCCCGCGACATGCAGGATACTTTCTTCATTCAACGTTCGCCCGATATTCTGCTTCGCACCCACACCTCGTCGGTACAAACCCGCACGATGGAGCATGCACAGCCTCCTATCCGCATCATCTGTCCGGGGCGTGTCTACCGCAACGAAGCCATCTCCTATCGGGCCCACTGCTTCTTCCACCAGGTAGAGGCCCTCTACGTAGATAAAAATGTCTCCTTTGCCGACTTGAAACAGGCTTTGCTCTACTTTGCCAAAGAGATGTTCGGCAGCGAGACTCAAATACGACTCCGCCCCTCCTATTTCCCCTTCACCGAGCCGTCGGCCGAGATGGACATCTCGTGCAACATCTGCGGCGGCAAAGGGTGTGCCTTCTGCAAGCACACCGGTTGGGTAGAGATTCTGGGCTGCGGCATGGTCGATCCTAATGTACTCGACGCCTGCGGCATCGACAGCAAGGTGTACAGCGGTTATGCCCTGGGTATGGGTATCGAGCGAATCACCAACCTGAAATACAAGGTGAAAGACCTGCGCATGTTCTCGGAGAACGACGTGCGGTTCCTCGAAAAGTTTGAGTCGGCCCACTAA
- the nth gene encoding endonuclease III, with the protein MTTKERYEGVIRWFQENRPVAETELHYHDPFQLLIAVILSAQCTDKRVNMVTPALFEAYPTPQALALATPEEVFPYIKSVSYPNNKSKHLVGMARTLVEEFGGIVPSEVNELQKLPGVGRKTANVVASVVFHKEAMAVDTHVFRVSNRIGLTNNSKTPLETEKTLVKNIPGPLLPIAHHWLILHGRYVCTARKPNCLECGIRQYCKFYNRSGKAATEE; encoded by the coding sequence ATGACAACCAAAGAGCGATACGAAGGTGTAATCCGGTGGTTCCAGGAGAACCGACCGGTGGCTGAAACCGAGTTGCACTACCACGACCCGTTCCAACTGCTCATTGCCGTTATCCTGTCGGCCCAGTGCACCGACAAGCGGGTGAATATGGTTACTCCGGCTCTCTTCGAGGCCTATCCTACCCCTCAGGCTTTGGCGCTGGCCACCCCCGAAGAGGTATTTCCCTACATCAAAAGCGTGTCGTATCCCAACAATAAATCGAAGCATCTGGTGGGCATGGCCCGCACGCTGGTCGAAGAGTTCGGAGGCATAGTCCCCTCGGAGGTAAACGAGTTGCAGAAGCTGCCCGGCGTAGGGCGCAAGACAGCCAATGTTGTTGCCTCGGTCGTCTTCCACAAAGAGGCGATGGCGGTCGACACCCATGTCTTCCGGGTCTCCAACCGCATCGGGCTCACCAACAATTCCAAGACTCCACTCGAAACCGAAAAGACACTGGTCAAGAACATACCGGGGCCTCTGCTTCCCATTGCTCACCACTGGCTCATCTTGCATGGTCGGTATGTGTGCACCGCCCGCAAGCCCAACTGTCTGGAATGCGGCATACGGCAATACTGCAAATTCTACAACCGTAGCGGTAAGGCCGCAACCGAAGAATAG
- a CDS encoding type I phosphomannose isomerase catalytic subunit, producing the protein MYPLKFEDILRPIIWGGDEISRFKQLPEIHAGIGESWEISQVGDRISVVSEGADKGKNLTELIQRDGAALLGKHVAEHYGEKFPLLIKFIDARDNLSIQVHPNDELAKARHNSFGKTEMWYVIDAKPGAGLYSGFSKQITPEEYVERIKNNTITDVLQFHQVKSGDVFFLPAGRIHAICKGILIAEIQQSSDITYRIYDYDRRDAQGNPRELHVEQSIDAVDFKLYDNLRTSYEARNNEAVNLVTCPYFQTNLIEVDRSVKRPVAAHDSFVIYMCMGGKIRMTDNNDYAIELHQGQTTLVPASLESVTIEAESPAKLLECYIPAQQ; encoded by the coding sequence ATGTATCCGTTGAAATTTGAAGACATTCTCCGTCCCATCATTTGGGGTGGCGATGAGATCAGCCGGTTCAAACAGCTGCCCGAGATTCATGCCGGTATTGGCGAGAGTTGGGAGATTTCCCAGGTAGGTGACCGCATTTCGGTCGTAAGCGAAGGAGCCGACAAGGGCAAGAACCTGACCGAACTGATTCAACGCGACGGTGCCGCTCTGCTGGGCAAACATGTGGCCGAGCACTATGGCGAGAAATTCCCGTTGCTGATTAAGTTTATCGATGCCCGCGATAATCTCTCGATTCAGGTACACCCCAACGACGAGTTGGCCAAGGCTCGCCACAACTCGTTCGGAAAGACCGAGATGTGGTATGTCATCGATGCCAAACCGGGAGCCGGCCTCTATTCGGGATTCTCGAAGCAGATTACTCCCGAGGAGTATGTAGAGCGCATCAAGAACAACACCATTACCGATGTACTGCAATTCCACCAGGTGAAGAGCGGTGATGTGTTCTTCTTGCCGGCCGGACGTATTCATGCCATTTGCAAAGGTATCCTGATTGCCGAGATTCAACAGAGCTCCGACATTACCTATCGCATCTACGACTACGACCGTCGCGATGCCCAGGGAAATCCCCGCGAGCTGCATGTGGAGCAGTCGATCGATGCCGTTGACTTCAAACTGTATGACAACTTGCGCACCTCGTATGAGGCTCGCAACAACGAGGCGGTCAATCTGGTGACCTGTCCCTATTTCCAGACCAACCTCATTGAGGTAGACCGCAGTGTGAAACGCCCTGTGGCTGCTCACGATTCGTTTGTAATCTATATGTGTATGGGGGGCAAAATCCGTATGACCGACAATAACGATTATGCTATTGAGTTGCATCAGGGGCAGACCACTTTGGTACCTGCATCGCTCGAGAGTGTGACCATCGAGGCCGAGTCGCCAGCCAAACTACTCGAATGCTATATTCCGGCTCAGCAATAA
- a CDS encoding glycoside hydrolase family 10 protein, with amino-acid sequence MKKRLLLFIFVCLTCVSLYASSPKYETRAVWLTTNWGLDWPSRPIRRPADVARQQRELVDILDRLQAMGINTVFFQARIRGEVFYASQYEPWAGVLSGGRNPGYDPLAFVVDECHKRAMECHAWLVTFPVGSNRQVRKQGRTSMVARHRSWCKQSAGEWFLDPGNPEVRSYLTDLVSEVVSKYDVDGIHLDYVRYPDDARRFPDADSFRRWGTGATSRTRWREQNITATVTAIYDEVKRLKPWVKVSSSPLGRYASLPGFPASWSCMEAVHQNPKHWLQAGKHDFIAPMMYFKEENFYPFLYDWAEACPAGSVASGIGVYRLDRVNGNWSLDEIIRQIETTRQVGVGQAYFRYGNLYRHTVLSQWLTAWFYRYPALTPRCVGAPVRKVEAPSSLQVERLAGKSLLSWQPVDEAFTYIVYATDDSLQVDAGEQIAAVVPRTDREWILPATYRHYAVVARDRYGNESRPAVWSAPEIEIGKYEIKLYK; translated from the coding sequence ATGAAAAAGCGGCTGCTATTGTTCATCTTCGTTTGCCTGACTTGTGTTTCGCTGTATGCCTCGTCGCCGAAATATGAGACGAGGGCGGTATGGCTCACCACCAACTGGGGATTGGATTGGCCGTCGCGTCCGATACGTCGACCGGCCGATGTGGCCCGGCAGCAACGCGAACTCGTCGATATCCTCGACCGGTTGCAGGCCATGGGCATCAATACGGTCTTTTTTCAGGCCCGCATTCGGGGCGAGGTGTTCTACGCTTCGCAATATGAGCCGTGGGCCGGAGTGTTGAGCGGTGGCCGTAATCCGGGATACGACCCGCTGGCCTTTGTCGTCGACGAGTGTCACAAGCGGGCCATGGAGTGCCATGCCTGGTTGGTCACTTTTCCTGTCGGGTCTAACCGGCAGGTGAGAAAGCAGGGGCGCACCTCGATGGTGGCCCGTCACCGGTCGTGGTGCAAACAGTCGGCCGGCGAGTGGTTTCTCGACCCCGGTAATCCCGAGGTGCGCAGCTATCTCACCGATTTGGTGAGCGAGGTAGTCTCCAAATACGATGTCGACGGTATCCATCTCGACTACGTGCGTTATCCCGATGATGCCCGACGCTTCCCCGATGCCGATTCGTTCCGGAGATGGGGGACGGGTGCTACTTCTCGGACCCGTTGGCGCGAGCAGAACATTACGGCCACGGTTACAGCCATTTACGACGAGGTGAAGCGGTTGAAACCGTGGGTCAAGGTGAGCAGTTCGCCACTGGGACGCTATGCCTCGCTGCCGGGATTCCCGGCTTCGTGGAGCTGCATGGAGGCGGTGCATCAGAATCCCAAGCATTGGTTGCAGGCGGGGAAGCACGATTTTATCGCCCCCATGATGTATTTCAAGGAAGAGAATTTCTATCCGTTTTTATACGATTGGGCCGAAGCATGTCCGGCGGGGAGTGTGGCCAGCGGTATCGGTGTCTATCGGCTCGACCGGGTCAACGGCAACTGGTCGCTCGACGAGATAATACGTCAAATCGAGACTACCCGGCAAGTGGGGGTGGGGCAAGCCTATTTCCGCTATGGAAATCTGTACCGGCATACTGTTTTGAGTCAGTGGCTCACGGCGTGGTTTTACCGGTATCCGGCATTGACGCCGCGCTGCGTGGGTGCTCCCGTGCGGAAGGTCGAGGCCCCTTCCTCGTTGCAGGTCGAACGTCTGGCAGGAAAGAGCCTCCTTTCGTGGCAGCCGGTTGACGAGGCTTTCACCTATATCGTCTACGCTACCGACGATTCGTTGCAGGTCGATGCCGGTGAACAGATAGCCGCCGTGGTTCCTCGAACCGACCGGGAGTGGATATTGCCCGCAACCTATCGGCACTATGCCGTCGTGGCTCGTGACCGATACGGCAATGAAAGTCGGCCCGCCGTGTGGAGCGCTCCCGAGATAGAGATTGGAAAATATGAAATAAAATTATATAAGTAA
- a CDS encoding trimeric intracellular cation channel family protein, translating into MNTTFATILEIVGTLAFAISGIRLAAAKRFDWFGAYAVGLVTAIGGGTTRDVLLNATPFWMINGSYLAVTAVALIFVIIFKQYLVKLENTFFIFDTIGLALFVVVGVEKTLMFGFPFWVAIVMGTITGSVGSIIRDILINEEPLLFRKDIYALACVAGGIMFYLGQKMGFNSITNQSICGISVVAVRLLAVKFHWSLPALKDESDDKPTLK; encoded by the coding sequence ATGAATACGACATTTGCCACCATACTGGAAATCGTGGGAACGCTGGCGTTTGCCATCAGCGGAATCAGGCTTGCCGCCGCCAAGCGTTTCGACTGGTTCGGCGCTTATGCCGTGGGACTGGTCACCGCCATTGGCGGAGGTACCACCCGCGATGTGTTGCTCAATGCCACTCCTTTCTGGATGATCAACGGCAGTTACCTCGCCGTCACGGCCGTGGCTCTCATCTTTGTCATCATATTCAAGCAATATCTGGTCAAGCTCGAAAATACGTTTTTTATCTTCGATACCATCGGATTGGCCCTGTTTGTAGTAGTAGGTGTAGAGAAGACGCTCATGTTCGGCTTCCCCTTCTGGGTAGCCATCGTCATGGGTACGATCACCGGCTCGGTGGGCAGCATCATACGCGATATTCTCATCAACGAAGAGCCGCTCCTCTTCCGCAAAGACATCTATGCCTTGGCATGTGTAGCGGGAGGCATCATGTTCTATCTGGGACAAAAGATGGGGTTTAACAGCATTACCAACCAGTCGATTTGCGGCATATCGGTTGTGGCCGTCAGACTGTTGGCCGTGAAATTCCACTGGTCGTTACCCGCCTTGAAAGACGAGAGCGACGACAAGCCCACTCTCAAATAA
- a CDS encoding GtrA family protein, with protein MWESLKKYDKNTLWQLVRFGIVGVINTLITLIVIYILQELLHVKYTAANLAGYIAGVINSFFWSKLWVFKKLNSNFMREAVLFLVSFGICYGIQFVALLLLVEVLHMADTWAQLVSMVVYTLCNFALNKCITFKK; from the coding sequence ATGTGGGAATCACTTAAAAAATACGATAAAAATACCCTGTGGCAACTCGTGCGCTTCGGTATCGTGGGGGTCATCAACACCCTCATCACCCTCATCGTCATCTATATTTTACAGGAGTTGCTTCATGTAAAATACACCGCCGCCAATCTGGCGGGCTACATAGCCGGAGTCATCAACAGTTTCTTTTGGAGCAAACTGTGGGTATTTAAGAAATTAAATAGTAATTTTATGCGCGAAGCCGTGCTGTTTCTCGTCAGTTTCGGAATCTGTTACGGCATACAGTTCGTTGCATTGCTTCTGCTGGTAGAGGTCCTGCACATGGCCGACACCTGGGCTCAACTGGTGAGCATGGTAGTCTATACGCTGTGCAACTTTGCCTTGAATAAATGCATCACGTTCAAAAAATAG
- a CDS encoding glycosyltransferase family 2 protein, which translates to MKVSVVIPCYNEEEVLPLSHKRFSQVMSSTPYDYELIFVNDGSKDRTEELLLGFAQNDPHTKVLSFSRNFGHQNAVSAGLHNCTGDVTVIIDVDLQDPPEVIPQMIETYLREGSNVVYAVRNKRKGETFMKKFTAKLYYRMLNSLSDYTFPVDTGDFRLIDRKVLEAFKQFPEKHKYLRGLFSWMGFKQTPFYYDRNERAAGKTKYSVRKMFSLASAGIFGFSKKPLKLAISLGTLSIFIALAFAIWVFVMYLSGKESIVPGWSSTIITIVFLGGVQLFTIGILGEYIGNIFDETKNRPEYIIDKKINFDNPHQS; encoded by the coding sequence ATGAAAGTATCTGTCGTCATTCCCTGCTACAACGAAGAGGAGGTTCTTCCCCTCTCTCACAAGCGCTTCTCCCAGGTCATGAGCAGTACGCCCTATGATTATGAGCTCATCTTTGTCAACGATGGCAGTAAAGACCGCACCGAAGAGCTGCTGCTCGGCTTTGCCCAGAACGACCCCCACACCAAGGTACTGTCGTTCTCGCGGAACTTCGGCCACCAGAATGCGGTGAGTGCCGGCCTGCACAACTGCACGGGAGATGTGACCGTCATCATCGATGTTGACTTGCAAGACCCACCCGAGGTTATTCCCCAAATGATCGAGACCTATTTGAGGGAGGGCAGCAACGTGGTCTATGCCGTGCGGAACAAGCGCAAGGGCGAAACCTTTATGAAAAAATTCACGGCCAAACTCTACTACCGCATGCTCAACTCGCTGTCGGACTATACCTTCCCTGTCGATACCGGCGACTTCCGGCTCATCGACCGCAAGGTACTCGAAGCCTTCAAACAGTTCCCCGAAAAACACAAATACCTGCGGGGACTTTTCAGCTGGATGGGATTCAAGCAGACTCCATTCTACTACGACCGCAACGAGCGAGCCGCCGGAAAGACCAAGTACTCGGTGCGCAAAATGTTTTCGCTCGCCTCGGCCGGGATTTTCGGCTTCTCCAAAAAACCGCTCAAACTGGCCATCTCGCTGGGTACCCTGTCGATTTTCATCGCCCTGGCCTTTGCCATCTGGGTATTCGTCATGTACCTCTCGGGCAAAGAGTCGATTGTCCCCGGCTGGTCCTCAACCATCATCACCATCGTCTTCCTGGGTGGCGTACAACTGTTTACCATCGGTATTCTGGGCGAATACATCGGCAACATCTTCGACGAGACCAAGAACCGCCCCGAATACATCATCGACAAAAAAATCAATTTCGACAACCCTCATCAATCCTAA